The following proteins are encoded in a genomic region of Actinomadura sp. NAK00032:
- a CDS encoding transposase, producing the protein MAQRNDGKSDTRWLARRCKILNEELADVDAEIEALVRRCAPALLELAGVGPGVAATLLVAAGDNPHRLRSEVDFAHMAGAAPLPTGSAASPAAVTVSISRRQQRPLDDRPGPVRMDQRTKDHLARRTAQGKTKKEIIRCLKRYVAREIYQVLARATAIAAPVAR; encoded by the coding sequence ATGGCCCAGCGCAACGACGGCAAGAGCGATACGCGCTGGCTCGCCCGCCGCTGCAAGATACTCAACGAGGAACTGGCCGATGTCGACGCCGAGATCGAGGCGCTCGTCCGCCGCTGCGCACCGGCGCTCCTGGAACTGGCCGGTGTCGGGCCGGGCGTCGCCGCGACACTGCTGGTCGCGGCGGGCGACAATCCGCACCGGCTGCGCAGTGAAGTCGACTTCGCCCACATGGCCGGCGCCGCGCCCCTGCCCACCGGCAGCGCGGCCTCACCGGCGGCCGTCACCGTCTCAATATCGCGGCGGCAACAACGCCCTCTGGACGATCGTCCTGGTCCGGTCCGCATGGACCAGCGCACCAAGGACCACCTCGCTCGCCGCACCGCCCAGGGCAAGACCAAAAAGGAGATCATCCGGTGCCTCAAACGCTACGTCGCCCGTGAGATCTACCAGGTCCTCGCCCGCGCAACGGCAATCGCCGCACCAGTTGCACGATAG
- the drmD gene encoding DISARM system SNF2-like helicase DrmD — MTSLDVAPEQGELVRVRGEHWVVVDVKRSRQPIDELASVRLPGRTLVSLMNVSGDDVGEELRLIWEIEPGHRVVASDQLPEVTEQGWDDPQRLGAFLDAVRWGTVASADTTTLQAPFRAGISLHTHQLAPVAKALSMPRVNLLIADDVGLGKTIEAGLVIQEMLLRHRARRILVVCPAPLTGKWREEMGSKFGLDFTVLDAEALRDLRRTHGPEANPFTVFPRTIISLQWLRTPRVNRLLEAVLKPKDRHTGFFDLLVVDEVHHCTPAVPRGGARLAVDSKQTQAVRKVAEYSQHRLFLSATPHNGYEDAWRALLAMLEPQRFMPGVAPERSVLEEVMVRRLKTEIMDEGNKPVFQPRVPRAIDVHYSQDEEQIHNLLERYRHARISHSGRSIQTNDLLTLLLKKRLFSSPAAFHRTLTAHTATVLGSGRQAVTDDGALDWLEEAAEWDAETPDDEPGSVVEQELLLRLVHTANPVGEDGHLLLEEMRVWCERFADRSDSKAQALVAEIERILSTDPADRVIIFTEYTATQTWLAEILTSRGLGGERLGLLHGGMDPKRREHLKAAFQAAPHRDPLRILLATDMASEGIDLQNHCHRIIHYDIPFNPNRLEQRIGRVDRLGQRHPVDVVHFVGAGWETAEPESYKNDLEYLSRVAKKIAIERRDLGSVNPVLAAGVEARMLGRKVYDDPLVLEPMPGVETGLMAAEQDMRAHAQRLREQLNRSERKLHVAPDNIRRVVDTALTLADQPALVDVGPDLVEVPELRHGWERTLIGLTDPLSGETLPLTFNGSVAESRDDVVQAHLEYPLVSHSSSLLRSAIWGSPTRLHRVAAVRVTLPDDSGITDLLAVAFARLVVVGADGHRLHEEVLPVARAIPATGRSRRIDLGQLRKQDPKEDDSKERLRRAIEDGFGPKACFPAPEAAKEQFLRAWGNVERLLARDVQDAGQERLTDLDKELGRRKTEEQARVRDTFSQLEATLRSALASPTYAQLSIEDLLTEERTRVERDRAAWQARIDGLGTETERELQAVERRYQGVKDLVFPFAVALCVPQGWTGQ; from the coding sequence ATGACTTCTCTGGATGTGGCCCCTGAGCAGGGCGAGCTCGTGCGCGTGCGCGGTGAGCACTGGGTCGTCGTCGATGTTAAGCGGAGCAGGCAGCCGATCGATGAGCTGGCGTCGGTCCGGCTACCTGGCCGAACCCTCGTCAGTTTGATGAATGTGAGCGGCGACGACGTCGGTGAGGAGCTTCGCCTCATCTGGGAGATCGAGCCGGGGCACCGAGTGGTTGCGAGCGATCAGCTTCCGGAGGTGACCGAGCAGGGGTGGGATGATCCGCAGCGACTAGGAGCGTTCTTGGACGCCGTCCGTTGGGGCACCGTGGCCAGCGCGGACACCACTACTTTGCAGGCGCCGTTCCGGGCTGGGATCTCCCTGCACACCCATCAACTGGCTCCAGTGGCCAAAGCTTTGAGCATGCCGAGGGTGAATCTCCTGATCGCCGATGATGTTGGCCTCGGGAAGACCATCGAGGCGGGCCTAGTGATTCAGGAGATGCTGCTGCGCCACCGTGCCCGGCGGATCTTGGTCGTGTGCCCGGCCCCGCTGACGGGCAAGTGGCGTGAGGAGATGGGATCGAAGTTCGGCCTCGACTTCACTGTCCTAGACGCTGAGGCCCTCCGGGACCTGCGCCGTACTCATGGCCCAGAGGCGAATCCCTTCACGGTCTTCCCTCGTACGATCATCAGCCTTCAGTGGCTGCGCACACCCCGCGTCAACCGGCTCCTCGAAGCCGTCCTGAAGCCTAAGGACCGGCATACAGGGTTCTTTGACCTGCTCGTGGTCGATGAGGTGCATCACTGCACGCCTGCGGTGCCGCGAGGCGGTGCTCGGCTCGCGGTGGACAGTAAGCAGACACAAGCGGTCCGAAAGGTCGCCGAGTATAGCCAGCATCGCCTGTTCCTCAGCGCTACCCCACATAACGGCTACGAGGACGCCTGGCGAGCCCTTCTGGCCATGCTCGAGCCGCAACGTTTCATGCCTGGTGTCGCCCCGGAGCGCAGCGTCCTGGAGGAGGTGATGGTCCGCCGGCTCAAGACCGAAATCATGGACGAGGGCAACAAGCCGGTGTTCCAGCCTCGGGTGCCCCGTGCGATCGACGTGCACTACTCACAGGATGAGGAACAGATCCACAACCTACTGGAGCGGTACCGACACGCACGGATCAGTCATTCCGGCCGGAGCATCCAGACGAACGACCTGCTCACACTGCTGTTGAAGAAGCGGCTGTTCTCTTCCCCCGCGGCGTTCCACCGCACATTGACCGCGCATACGGCCACCGTGCTCGGCTCGGGCCGACAGGCGGTCACCGATGATGGCGCCCTCGACTGGCTCGAGGAAGCCGCAGAGTGGGATGCTGAGACCCCTGATGACGAGCCCGGCAGCGTCGTCGAACAGGAGTTGTTGCTGCGCCTGGTCCATACGGCCAACCCGGTCGGCGAGGACGGCCACCTGCTGCTGGAGGAGATGCGGGTCTGGTGTGAGAGGTTCGCCGACCGATCCGACAGCAAGGCCCAGGCGCTGGTCGCCGAGATCGAGCGGATCCTCAGCACGGACCCCGCAGACCGCGTGATCATCTTCACTGAGTATACGGCCACCCAGACATGGCTGGCGGAGATCCTCACCTCACGCGGACTCGGAGGCGAGCGGCTCGGCCTGCTGCACGGCGGGATGGACCCGAAACGCCGCGAGCATCTGAAGGCGGCATTCCAGGCCGCGCCGCACCGGGATCCGTTGCGGATCCTGCTGGCCACAGATATGGCTAGCGAAGGCATTGACCTACAGAATCACTGCCACCGGATCATCCACTACGACATCCCGTTCAACCCCAACCGGCTCGAGCAACGCATCGGGCGGGTCGACCGGCTCGGCCAGCGCCACCCCGTCGACGTTGTCCATTTCGTCGGGGCTGGCTGGGAGACCGCCGAACCCGAGTCGTACAAGAACGACCTGGAGTATCTGAGTCGCGTCGCTAAGAAGATCGCGATCGAGCGGCGGGACCTGGGCAGCGTGAACCCCGTCCTCGCGGCCGGTGTCGAGGCGCGGATGCTCGGACGAAAGGTGTACGACGACCCGCTCGTCCTCGAACCCATGCCGGGTGTCGAGACCGGGCTAATGGCCGCTGAGCAGGACATGCGCGCCCACGCCCAGAGACTGCGCGAGCAGCTCAACCGAAGCGAACGCAAACTGCACGTTGCTCCGGATAACATCCGGCGCGTCGTCGACACTGCACTGACGCTGGCCGATCAGCCCGCCCTCGTCGATGTCGGGCCAGACCTTGTCGAGGTCCCCGAACTACGCCACGGTTGGGAACGCACTCTCATCGGCCTCACCGATCCGTTGTCAGGGGAGACACTGCCGCTGACCTTCAACGGTTCGGTAGCCGAGAGCCGAGACGACGTCGTCCAAGCACACCTGGAGTACCCGCTCGTCTCGCACAGCAGCAGCCTGCTGCGCAGCGCCATCTGGGGCAGCCCGACTCGCCTACACCGGGTTGCTGCCGTACGGGTCACCCTGCCAGACGACAGTGGCATCACCGATCTACTCGCCGTGGCGTTTGCCCGCCTCGTCGTCGTCGGCGCCGACGGGCATCGCCTCCACGAGGAGGTCTTGCCGGTCGCCCGCGCCATCCCGGCCACGGGCCGATCCCGGCGCATCGACCTGGGGCAGCTTCGCAAACAAGATCCCAAAGAAGACGACTCGAAAGAACGGCTGCGCCGGGCCATCGAGGACGGCTTCGGACCCAAGGCGTGCTTCCCAGCGCCCGAGGCGGCCAAAGAGCAGTTCTTGCGTGCGTGGGGCAACGTCGAACGCCTTCTTGCACGTGACGTTCAGGACGCTGGGCAGGAACGGCTCACCGACCTGGACAAGGAACTCGGTCGCCGTAAGACCGAAGAGCAGGCCCGTGTCCGCGATACCTTTAGTCAACTTGAGGCGACCTTGAGGTCCGCACTGGCTAGCCCGACCTACGCTCAGCTGAGCATCGAGGACCTCCTCACGGAGGAACGGACCCGCGTGGAGCGCGACCGGGCCGCCTGGCAAGCCCGCATCGACGGGCTAGGAACAGAAACGGAGCGCGAGTTGCAGGCGGTCGAACGTCGCTACCAGGGCGTCAAGGACCTGGTGTTCCCCTTCGCCGTCGCCTTGTGCGTTCCCCAGGGATGGACCGGCCAGTGA
- a CDS encoding type IIL restriction-modification enzyme MmeI, which yields MHRVFPSGLPPVPNQHRADLRLLVEDMLNTHGVSRHKVIETMLRDILDWQHHLLIDADVPVHLAEALPGHGTPLRPDFAFRADLSIEDDTSDDEDESDEDSSDASEESDGLQDAEESEWRLLGMVLPWGTHPLERVTGSGAGTAVDRLAALLRARDVPIGLLTDGRWWGLVWAPTGGTTGAAVWDADLFSTEPSTLDAFVAFLRRFQFLAVEPGDALPHLLRESLNRQEEVTETLGAQVRDAVEMLTARLDQLDRDSGGNLLREVDDEALYSGVVTFMMRVVFLLFAEERQLLPSDEDAYVTAYSVGYLVDQLEKRAAVSGEQALANRTAAWHRLLAVSRALFGGIAHEDLRLPAYGGEMFDPDAYPWLEGRRPGDALSMAEPPAIDDQTVLKVLRAVQYIEIDGERRRLTFRALDVEQIGYVYEGLLELQAQTAQETILSLPRPSTWPRQGKSAREKFKSDVCEASLSEVTRQRETLTETGFSVWLAERSGWDAKALGKALAAGPTPDQREALKRLVGEGSDYQALEPLLPIIRTNQLGLPAVTFAGGRYVARSSRRASSGTHYTPRRLAEEVVRHALDPLVHRPGPLETADTTAWRLRPSPEIRNLRVADIAMGSGAFLVAACRYLAEKLVLAWEYEGREDAIRAAQQRAGQRVAADSEVDAVLLGARRLVTENCLYGVDINPLAVSMAKLSLWLITMDRERPFGFLDDRIACGDSLLGLTSLAQLEALHIDPAKGRKLNDGTVDLAEEWRTQLRETADLRRSITATPAVTIRDIEHKTRLLERAQGAQQDLATIADAITGVGLTSASAKGKHQDPPFINLALAVASDGEAMAKLRAEADADLQRGQPAGAASRVPLHWPLEFPEIFVDAPQPGFDAIVGNPPFLGGQKISRPMGDDYLKWLQRWDGNAVAGSADLAARFLLRAEKLLNNRGQLGFVTTKTLVEGATAKVGIEQVSKQLRLWRARTTHPWPTKSASLQIVEVWMSRTSPSAEGTLWRDGEEVPSLGPDLEVVGTVAGRPHPLYENTGLAFQGSNILGLGFTLTDEERNDLVALNPRNAEIIQPYIIGKDLTQRPRCDASRQVINFRNWPLERAEQYPDLIEIVRRKVKPERDKKKDRQRREIWWRFTRLAPELYEAISNLENVLALSRVGNTLIPARVPTGPVFSEACVVFALEDFASLAFLSSSLHSSWVIRWTSFMRTDIRYAPSNVFETLPRPAMTQRLEELGEQLDEKRRALMLSRSWGLTTTYNNVNNSTVRDPEVRALRDLHAEIDLAVLDAYSWSDLQPDVGFHRTKIGMRWTVDRDTRFEMLDRLRVLNEERFQATQG from the coding sequence GTGCATCGAGTGTTCCCCAGTGGGTTGCCACCGGTCCCCAATCAGCATCGCGCCGACCTCAGGCTCCTCGTCGAGGACATGCTCAACACCCACGGGGTCTCCCGCCACAAGGTCATCGAGACGATGCTGCGAGATATTCTGGACTGGCAGCACCACCTGCTGATCGACGCGGACGTCCCCGTCCACCTTGCTGAGGCACTCCCCGGCCATGGCACCCCGCTGCGCCCCGACTTCGCCTTCCGAGCTGACCTCAGTATCGAGGACGACACCTCCGACGACGAAGACGAATCAGATGAGGACTCCTCCGACGCGTCGGAGGAGTCTGACGGATTGCAGGACGCAGAGGAATCGGAATGGCGGCTCCTCGGAATGGTCCTTCCGTGGGGGACCCATCCACTTGAGCGCGTGACGGGCAGCGGGGCCGGCACCGCCGTCGACCGGCTCGCGGCGCTCCTACGCGCCCGTGACGTCCCGATTGGGTTGCTCACCGACGGCCGCTGGTGGGGCCTGGTGTGGGCGCCGACCGGCGGCACCACCGGCGCCGCGGTTTGGGACGCTGACCTGTTCAGCACCGAACCGAGCACACTGGACGCGTTCGTCGCCTTCCTGCGTCGCTTCCAATTCCTGGCCGTTGAGCCAGGCGACGCTCTCCCGCACCTCCTCCGGGAAAGCCTTAACCGGCAAGAAGAGGTCACCGAGACTCTTGGCGCTCAGGTTCGCGACGCCGTCGAGATGCTCACCGCAAGACTCGACCAACTCGACCGCGACAGCGGCGGCAACCTCCTGCGCGAGGTCGACGACGAAGCCCTCTACTCCGGCGTCGTCACCTTCATGATGCGCGTGGTGTTCCTACTGTTCGCTGAGGAACGCCAGCTCCTGCCCAGCGACGAGGATGCCTACGTCACCGCTTACAGTGTCGGGTACCTCGTCGACCAGCTCGAGAAGCGCGCTGCTGTCTCTGGCGAGCAAGCCCTCGCCAACCGGACCGCGGCCTGGCATCGACTCCTGGCTGTCAGCCGTGCGCTGTTCGGAGGCATTGCACACGAGGACCTTCGGCTCCCCGCCTACGGCGGTGAGATGTTCGACCCCGATGCCTACCCGTGGCTTGAAGGCCGCCGCCCCGGTGACGCTCTCTCGATGGCGGAGCCGCCCGCCATCGATGACCAGACCGTCCTGAAGGTCCTCCGAGCCGTTCAGTACATTGAAATTGACGGTGAACGCCGACGCCTGACCTTTCGGGCCCTCGACGTCGAACAGATCGGATATGTCTACGAGGGACTCCTCGAACTCCAAGCGCAGACCGCTCAGGAGACAATCCTCTCTCTGCCTAGACCCAGCACTTGGCCGAGGCAAGGGAAGAGCGCGCGTGAGAAGTTTAAATCCGATGTCTGCGAGGCCAGCCTCAGCGAAGTAACCAGGCAACGCGAGACTCTGACTGAGACAGGCTTCTCCGTGTGGCTCGCCGAACGATCCGGTTGGGACGCGAAAGCATTGGGCAAGGCGCTCGCCGCCGGACCGACCCCAGACCAGAGGGAGGCGCTGAAGCGCCTCGTCGGAGAAGGTTCCGATTACCAGGCACTTGAACCGCTATTGCCGATCATCCGCACCAATCAGCTCGGTCTGCCCGCTGTCACCTTTGCGGGCGGCCGATACGTCGCGCGCAGTTCTCGCCGGGCCAGTTCGGGTACCCACTACACTCCGCGACGGTTGGCGGAGGAGGTCGTCAGGCACGCTTTGGATCCGCTCGTTCACCGGCCAGGTCCGCTTGAAACGGCTGATACGACAGCATGGCGGCTTCGCCCATCGCCTGAGATCCGTAACCTGCGGGTTGCCGACATCGCGATGGGGTCGGGCGCGTTCCTCGTCGCAGCATGCCGATACCTCGCGGAGAAACTTGTCCTGGCCTGGGAATATGAGGGCCGCGAGGACGCGATCCGCGCCGCCCAGCAACGGGCGGGTCAACGTGTCGCTGCCGACAGTGAGGTCGATGCGGTGCTCCTCGGCGCACGCCGCTTGGTGACCGAGAACTGCCTGTACGGGGTCGACATCAACCCGCTTGCTGTCTCCATGGCCAAACTGTCGCTGTGGCTGATCACCATGGACAGAGAACGACCGTTCGGATTCCTCGACGACCGGATCGCGTGCGGAGACTCCCTTCTCGGACTCACCTCCCTAGCACAACTTGAGGCGCTCCACATCGACCCGGCCAAAGGTCGCAAGCTTAACGATGGCACGGTCGACCTCGCCGAAGAATGGCGGACCCAACTCAGAGAAACCGCCGATCTCAGGCGCTCGATCACTGCAACGCCAGCGGTCACCATCCGCGACATTGAACACAAAACCAGGCTGCTCGAGCGAGCCCAGGGGGCGCAGCAGGACCTTGCAACAATCGCCGACGCCATCACTGGTGTCGGTCTTACCTCTGCGAGTGCGAAGGGCAAGCACCAGGATCCGCCGTTTATCAATCTCGCCCTCGCTGTGGCCAGCGATGGTGAGGCCATGGCCAAACTCCGAGCGGAGGCAGATGCTGATCTTCAACGGGGGCAGCCCGCCGGAGCAGCATCACGCGTACCCCTGCACTGGCCGCTGGAGTTCCCCGAGATCTTCGTGGACGCCCCCCAACCAGGATTCGACGCCATCGTCGGGAACCCCCCGTTCCTGGGAGGACAGAAGATCAGTCGCCCAATGGGAGACGACTACCTTAAGTGGCTGCAACGCTGGGACGGCAACGCGGTGGCCGGCAGCGCCGACCTGGCAGCCAGGTTCTTGCTGCGTGCAGAAAAACTGCTCAACAATCGCGGGCAACTCGGATTCGTCACCACGAAAACTTTGGTCGAAGGGGCCACCGCGAAGGTGGGCATCGAACAGGTCAGCAAGCAACTGCGCCTCTGGCGAGCGCGCACCACACATCCGTGGCCGACTAAGAGCGCAAGCCTACAGATTGTCGAAGTGTGGATGAGCCGAACCAGCCCCTCGGCGGAAGGTACGCTCTGGCGTGATGGTGAGGAAGTTCCTTCTCTCGGCCCAGACCTTGAGGTAGTTGGTACAGTCGCCGGGCGTCCGCACCCACTGTACGAAAACACGGGCCTAGCCTTCCAGGGATCGAACATTCTGGGCCTCGGGTTCACGTTGACCGACGAAGAACGAAACGATCTTGTCGCCCTCAATCCACGCAATGCGGAAATCATACAGCCATATATAATTGGCAAGGATCTCACTCAACGGCCACGCTGTGATGCCAGCAGGCAAGTTATTAATTTTCGGAACTGGCCCCTCGAACGGGCAGAGCAATACCCGGACCTAATTGAGATAGTACGCCGCAAGGTAAAGCCGGAGCGGGACAAGAAGAAGGACAGGCAGCGCCGCGAAATCTGGTGGAGATTCACACGGTTGGCACCGGAACTCTATGAGGCTATCAGTAATCTGGAAAATGTCCTTGCGCTCTCGCGAGTAGGGAACACTTTGATTCCCGCGAGAGTCCCTACAGGTCCCGTCTTTTCCGAAGCATGTGTTGTTTTCGCACTTGAAGACTTTGCGAGTCTGGCGTTTCTTTCGTCAAGTTTGCATAGTTCTTGGGTCATCCGATGGACATCGTTCATGCGGACAGATATCCGGTATGCGCCATCCAACGTCTTTGAAACGTTGCCCCGACCGGCCATGACTCAGAGGCTTGAAGAGCTTGGGGAGCAGTTGGACGAAAAACGGCGCGCCCTCATGCTGAGCCGCAGCTGGGGCCTGACTACTACGTACAACAACGTGAACAATTCGACGGTCAGAGACCCGGAGGTGCGGGCACTACGGGATCTGCACGCGGAGATCGACCTGGCGGTCCTCGATGCGTACAGTTGGTCTGATCTGCAACCCGACGTCGGGTTCCACCGGACCAAGATCGGGATGCGATGGACTGTAGATCGCGATACCCGGTTCGAGATGCTGGACCGGCTCCGAGTCCTGAATGAGGAGCGGTTCCAGGCGACACAGGGCTGA